A single Candidatus Cloacimonadota bacterium DNA region contains:
- a CDS encoding NifU family protein, whose protein sequence is MELKEKVSQELDKVRPALKGDGGDVKLIDVTDDGEVKVELQGSCRGCPFSQMTLKYSIEKQLKDKIPEVKNVTAV, encoded by the coding sequence ATGGAACTCAAAGAAAAAGTATCACAAGAGTTAGATAAAGTCCGTCCTGCTCTTAAAGGCGATGGCGGTGATGTAAAATTGATCGATGTAACAGATGACGGTGAAGTTAAAGTCGAGCTTCAGGGCTCATGCCGTGGATGTCCTTTCTCCCAGATGACACTGAAATACAGTATCGAAAAACAACTTAAAGATAAGATTCCAGAAGTTAAGAACGTGACAGCTGTGTAA
- the prfA gene encoding peptide chain release factor 1 translates to MTNLLNKVSELEQEYSDIEKQLSDPDIINQIDIYKDISARYKEISEILKCAEELQSNIEALEENKEALKHEKEEELVLLIEEENTNLEKKIDELTLQLKTLLIPKDENDTKNAIMEIRAGTGGDEAALFAADLYRMYTHFIENKGWKIDIMNSNPTGMGGLKEISFEVIGRNAYGTLKFESGVHRVQRVPETESSGRIHTSAASVVVLPEAEDIDFAIDENDLKIDVYRSSGPGGQSVNTTDSAVRITHIPTNTVVTCQDEKSQLKNKNKAMKVLRSRLLDLEIQKQQQSIARQRRSMVGTGDRSAKIRTYNYPQSRITDHRINYTSHNLESFMDGNIDELIDALHIAMQEEMLNNE, encoded by the coding sequence ATGACAAACCTGCTGAATAAAGTATCCGAACTGGAACAGGAATATTCGGACATCGAGAAGCAGCTTTCTGACCCGGATATTATTAACCAAATAGATATCTATAAAGACATCTCAGCTCGATACAAAGAGATATCAGAAATACTGAAATGCGCTGAAGAACTTCAATCCAATATCGAAGCTCTTGAAGAGAATAAAGAAGCCCTCAAACACGAAAAGGAAGAAGAGCTTGTTCTTCTCATCGAAGAAGAAAACACTAATCTTGAAAAAAAGATTGATGAACTGACTCTCCAATTGAAAACACTCCTTATTCCAAAAGATGAGAATGACACCAAAAATGCGATCATGGAAATCAGGGCAGGAACAGGTGGTGACGAAGCAGCTCTTTTTGCAGCAGACCTTTACAGAATGTACACACATTTCATTGAAAATAAAGGATGGAAGATCGACATCATGAATTCCAATCCAACCGGCATGGGTGGTTTGAAGGAAATCTCCTTTGAAGTCATCGGCAGAAATGCATATGGAACACTCAAGTTTGAAAGCGGTGTGCATAGAGTTCAGCGTGTTCCAGAGACTGAATCATCCGGAAGAATTCATACATCAGCAGCATCTGTTGTTGTGCTTCCTGAAGCAGAAGATATTGATTTTGCCATCGACGAGAATGATCTCAAGATCGATGTGTACCGTTCATCCGGTCCAGGTGGACAGAGTGTCAATACCACGGACTCAGCCGTACGAATTACACACATCCCAACTAATACGGTCGTCACATGCCAGGATGAGAAATCCCAGCTAAAAAATAAGAACAAGGCAATGAAAGTGCTTCGTTCTCGATTGCTTGATCTTGAAATCCAGAAGCAGCAGCAATCCATTGCACGACAACGAAGATCAATGGTTGGAACGGGTGACAGAAGCGCAAAGATACGCACCTATAACTACCCTCAATCGCGCATTACCGATCACAGGATCAACTACACATCACACAATCTTGAATCATTTATGGATGGAAATATTGACGAACTCATCGACGCTCTGCATATTGCCATGCAGGAAGAGATGTTAAATAATGAATAA
- a CDS encoding nitroreductase family protein, translated as MNVFEAIETRKSIRSYDPRELEEEQLMRILEAGRLAPSWQNKQCWQFVVVEDKDTIGKLALKSGLISKANFFIKDAPVVIVACADPKASGHLNGQDYYLVDVAIAFQQMMLAAWEMNIGTCWLGAFNENKVQEILGIPEKIKVVGLSPFGYPKEKDSLYAKAIKTFAGSKKRKDLEKIVHWEKW; from the coding sequence ATGAACGTATTTGAAGCTATAGAAACGAGAAAAAGCATTCGCAGTTATGACCCCCGTGAGCTGGAAGAGGAACAACTCATGAGGATTCTTGAAGCAGGACGGCTAGCACCCTCGTGGCAAAACAAGCAGTGCTGGCAGTTTGTGGTTGTTGAAGATAAAGACACCATTGGAAAACTCGCACTCAAATCAGGTTTGATCAGCAAAGCAAATTTTTTTATCAAGGATGCCCCTGTTGTAATTGTTGCATGCGCTGATCCGAAAGCCAGCGGTCACCTCAACGGTCAGGATTACTACCTGGTCGATGTGGCGATTGCATTCCAGCAGATGATGCTCGCTGCGTGGGAAATGAATATCGGCACCTGTTGGCTTGGTGCATTTAATGAAAATAAAGTTCAGGAAATTCTAGGCATTCCGGAAAAGATCAAAGTCGTAGGATTGAGTCCTTTCGGCTATCCGAAAGAAAAAGATAGCTTGTATGCTAAAGCAATTAAGACCTTTGCAGGAAGCAAGAAAAGGAAGGATTTAGAGAAGATTGTTCATTGGGAAAAATGGTAG
- a CDS encoding HlyC/CorC family transporter codes for MISIIIVAIFFVGAAFFSGTEIGLISLDKHRLKHESVKSKSKKKLYDFVTNPDKVLGTTLIGTNISIIIVSSVFTAFMIKKDIMSETVATLLLSGVLLVFAEIIPKILIRNTCNVSIPRFFFIIQFFAFLFHPMIWVLSKINIAFFSLLKIDKRSNGHMFTKDDLFYLLGEAEKGGEVQKDEHDLIEEVLDFRDLTVKNIMIPRTNIVGIKSDTSIQDVIDLVKEVGFTRFPVYSSDIDHIEGMLVIHDLLEVEDLSLPAGNFIRETYFVPEVMKATTLLKKMQQNKTPIAVVVDEYGGTAGIISVEDLLEELVGEIEDEYDAQENDINKVNETTYLVNGEVEIERLIDDYNIDLDEGEYETLAGMLIEKFERIPRYNEKLVIKNYEFTIKQVTARKIEKVMIMILPEENDQD; via the coding sequence ATGATAAGCATCATTATTGTTGCAATATTTTTTGTGGGTGCTGCATTTTTCTCAGGCACTGAGATCGGTCTTATATCCCTTGATAAGCATCGACTGAAACACGAATCCGTAAAAAGTAAGAGCAAAAAGAAACTCTATGATTTTGTCACAAATCCGGACAAAGTACTCGGCACAACCCTCATCGGAACGAATATCTCCATTATCATCGTCTCATCAGTTTTTACTGCATTTATGATCAAGAAAGATATCATGTCCGAAACAGTAGCAACGCTACTCCTCTCGGGTGTGCTCCTTGTCTTTGCTGAGATCATTCCCAAAATTCTTATCAGAAACACCTGCAATGTATCTATACCGAGATTCTTTTTTATCATACAATTCTTTGCCTTTCTCTTTCATCCTATGATCTGGGTACTCAGTAAGATAAACATTGCTTTTTTCAGCTTGTTAAAAATCGATAAAAGAAGCAATGGTCACATGTTCACTAAAGATGACCTATTCTATCTTCTTGGAGAAGCAGAGAAAGGGGGCGAGGTCCAGAAAGATGAGCACGATCTTATCGAAGAGGTGCTCGATTTCCGTGATCTGACCGTTAAAAATATCATGATCCCACGTACGAATATTGTTGGGATTAAGTCAGACACCTCGATTCAGGATGTGATCGATCTTGTTAAAGAGGTTGGATTTACACGTTTCCCTGTCTACTCATCGGACATCGATCATATTGAAGGCATGCTGGTGATCCACGATCTGCTTGAAGTTGAAGATCTTTCGCTTCCTGCCGGTAATTTTATACGAGAGACCTATTTCGTCCCTGAGGTCATGAAGGCGACTACACTTCTTAAAAAGATGCAGCAGAACAAAACACCTATTGCTGTTGTTGTTGATGAATACGGCGGAACTGCGGGTATTATTTCAGTTGAAGATCTTCTCGAAGAACTGGTTGGTGAGATAGAGGATGAATATGATGCACAGGAAAATGATATAAACAAAGTTAATGAAACAACATATCTTGTTAATGGTGAGGTTGAGATCGAGCGTCTCATAGATGATTATAACATCGATCTTGATGAGGGAGAGTATGAGACACTTGCCGGTATGCTCATTGAGAAATTTGAGCGAATCCCTCGTTATAATGAGAAGTTAGTGATAAAGAATTATGAGTTTACGATCAAACAGGTAACTGCTAGAAAGATCGAGAAGGTCATGATCATGATTCTTCCCGAGGAAAATGACCAGGATTAA
- the mtnA gene encoding S-methyl-5-thioribose-1-phosphate isomerase, with translation MIDKISHNDWTAIWREGQSVLIIDQTKLPFQFEIVELRSYIDTANAIKDMLLRGAGTIGVAAGYAMAQAFAEYSTRKKLEKAKIYIESARPTAQNLFYATRRVYEKAINSKNPVHVAFQTADDILHEDERHSRIMGELGAELIKDGYGILTHCNAGKLAIQGWGSALAPIYIAHEQGKNIFVYADETRPRLQGAQLTAWELSQAGIPHAIIADNAAGFYMQQKKIDIMFVGADRIACNGDVANKIGTYEKAVLAKENHVPFYVIAPCSTMDFACSCGSDIPIEERSADEVKNTGKELIANAESDAFNPAFDVTPARYITGIITEKGIRKPEEIHSLL, from the coding sequence ATGATAGATAAAATTTCACACAATGATTGGACAGCCATCTGGCGAGAAGGGCAGAGCGTCTTGATTATAGATCAGACAAAATTACCTTTCCAATTTGAGATTGTTGAATTACGATCATATATCGATACAGCAAATGCAATCAAAGATATGCTTTTGCGGGGTGCAGGCACCATTGGTGTGGCTGCAGGATATGCAATGGCACAGGCATTTGCAGAATATTCGACACGTAAAAAGTTAGAAAAAGCCAAGATATATATAGAATCAGCAAGACCAACAGCTCAGAATCTTTTTTATGCAACAAGAAGAGTTTACGAAAAAGCTATAAATTCAAAGAATCCTGTTCACGTTGCTTTTCAGACTGCTGATGATATTCTTCACGAAGATGAAAGGCACTCCCGAATAATGGGTGAACTCGGAGCTGAATTGATCAAAGATGGATATGGCATTCTTACCCATTGCAACGCAGGAAAGCTGGCTATCCAGGGGTGGGGCAGTGCTCTTGCACCGATCTACATTGCACACGAACAAGGAAAGAATATTTTTGTTTATGCCGATGAGACACGTCCTCGACTCCAGGGAGCGCAGTTAACAGCGTGGGAACTCTCACAGGCAGGTATTCCTCATGCAATAATAGCAGATAATGCAGCAGGTTTTTATATGCAGCAAAAAAAGATCGATATCATGTTTGTGGGAGCGGATAGAATCGCATGCAATGGCGATGTAGCGAATAAGATCGGCACGTATGAAAAAGCAGTCCTCGCAAAAGAAAATCATGTACCCTTTTACGTAATTGCACCGTGTTCAACGATGGATTTTGCATGTAGTTGCGGTTCGGATATTCCAATCGAGGAGCGCTCTGCCGATGAAGTGAAGAATACAGGAAAAGAATTGATAGCAAATGCTGAAAGCGACGCATTCAATCCGGCATTCGACGTTACTCCAGCTCGTTATATAACAGGCATCATTACCGAGAAAGGTATTCGAAAACCGGAAGAGATACATTCTTTACTATAA
- a CDS encoding class II aldolase/adducin family protein, with amino-acid sequence MEQYTGIKFDVIFIQGLVPEFSVCDELTKWGSILADKGCIPTYPNPDDPHKISSAGNLSMRVGNSFLITAAGSNLGQLSSDDFVEILDVDIERKLIRAIGIKDPSSETMLHGSIYQKREDVHVIFHGHNQEILKQCGALGLKSTRQWFPYGTRELVESVCAEMGENEQFLIMKDHGFLSFGKTCQQAGILVIKVLQKIQNFAGV; translated from the coding sequence ATGGAACAATACACGGGAATCAAATTTGATGTAATCTTTATTCAAGGGCTAGTACCCGAATTTTCAGTTTGTGATGAACTGACTAAATGGGGCAGCATCTTGGCTGATAAAGGATGCATTCCGACTTATCCAAATCCGGATGATCCACATAAGATAAGTTCAGCAGGAAATCTGAGTATGCGTGTTGGTAACAGCTTTCTGATTACTGCAGCTGGTTCGAATCTTGGGCAACTTTCGTCAGATGATTTTGTCGAGATTCTGGATGTTGATATTGAGAGGAAACTCATCCGGGCAATTGGGATAAAAGATCCATCATCAGAAACCATGCTTCATGGCAGTATCTATCAAAAAAGAGAAGATGTGCACGTCATCTTTCATGGTCACAATCAGGAAATATTGAAGCAATGCGGTGCATTAGGGCTGAAATCGACTCGTCAATGGTTTCCTTACGGGACACGAGAATTAGTCGAATCGGTCTGTGCAGAGATGGGTGAAAATGAGCAGTTCTTGATCATGAAAGATCATGGTTTTTTAAGTTTTGGAAAAACTTGCCAACAGGCAGGGATTTTAGTAATTAAGGTACTTCAAAAAATTCAAAACTTCGCAGGAGTTTAG
- a CDS encoding 3-isopropylmalate dehydratase large subunit translates to MSKTFIQNVFERKTGRSLQEGEIIFTEPDYILTHDNSAAIIKKLDQVKKDIKVKYPDRIVIVLDHVIPAANAKTANNHKEIREFVKEQGIRHFYDIGRGICHQVLPEVGLAKPGSIIVGSDSHTCTYGAFGAFSTGIDRTEAAGIWITGETWFKIPASYKIVLEGKFQQRVSAKDLILKIIGDLGADGANYKSVEYHGTGLQNLDISDRMTISNMAVEMGAKNGVFPVDELTKQWLHEHKVDSYDPIWADDDAVYENEYLYRLDKVTPQVAFPHTVDNVKDISEAEGIKVDQCFIGTCTNGRLEDLHAAAAILNGRTVHPSTRLLILPASREVYQQATEDGTLGILNRAGAVILPSGCGPCLGAHQGVMADGEVTISTANRNFKGRMGNKTAEIYLASPETVAASALKGVITDPRKI, encoded by the coding sequence ATGAGTAAGACGTTTATTCAAAATGTTTTCGAAAGAAAAACTGGAAGATCATTACAAGAAGGTGAGATCATATTCACAGAACCCGATTATATATTAACACATGATAATTCAGCAGCGATCATAAAGAAGCTGGATCAGGTCAAAAAAGATATTAAGGTCAAATACCCTGATCGCATCGTGATCGTTCTCGATCATGTGATACCGGCGGCAAATGCGAAAACGGCAAATAATCATAAAGAGATACGCGAGTTCGTAAAAGAACAGGGGATAAGGCATTTTTATGATATTGGAAGAGGTATTTGTCATCAGGTTCTTCCCGAAGTAGGACTGGCAAAACCGGGAAGTATCATTGTGGGAAGTGACAGCCACACATGCACATACGGCGCATTCGGCGCGTTTTCCACAGGCATAGATAGAACAGAAGCAGCAGGAATCTGGATCACAGGTGAAACATGGTTCAAGATACCAGCGTCCTATAAAATCGTATTAGAAGGGAAATTCCAGCAGCGAGTTTCTGCCAAAGATCTAATCTTGAAAATTATTGGTGATCTCGGTGCTGACGGAGCGAACTACAAATCCGTCGAGTATCATGGAACAGGTTTACAAAATCTTGATATTTCTGATCGAATGACGATCTCGAATATGGCTGTCGAGATGGGAGCAAAAAATGGAGTGTTCCCTGTTGATGAACTGACAAAGCAATGGCTGCATGAGCACAAAGTAGATAGTTATGATCCGATCTGGGCTGATGATGATGCAGTTTATGAAAATGAATATCTCTACAGATTGGATAAGGTAACTCCGCAGGTTGCATTCCCGCACACCGTCGATAATGTGAAAGATATTTCTGAAGCTGAAGGCATCAAAGTTGATCAATGTTTTATTGGCACATGTACAAATGGCAGATTGGAAGACCTTCATGCTGCGGCAGCAATTTTAAATGGTAGAACTGTTCATCCTTCAACGCGCTTGCTCATTCTCCCTGCTTCAAGAGAGGTCTATCAGCAAGCAACTGAAGACGGAACACTTGGTATCCTGAACAGAGCAGGTGCAGTTATTCTTCCTTCCGGCTGCGGACCGTGTCTTGGAGCGCATCAAGGTGTCATGGCAGACGGAGAGGTAACGATTTCCACAGCTAACAGGAATTTCAAAGGACGTATGGGGAACAAGACTGCTGAGATCTATCTAGCATCCCCAGAAACAGTTGCAGCTTCCGCATTGAAAGGTGTGATCACGGATCCGAGAAAGATTTAG